A genomic stretch from Aminobacter aminovorans includes:
- the bioB gene encoding biotin synthase BioB, whose amino-acid sequence MNADLHLNAAATEIDAALPQWSRAEAQAIYDSPFNDLLFRAQTVHRENFDPNRVQMSRLLSIKTGGCPEDCGYCSQSSRHESGLKASKLMEVQRVMAEARKAKDAGATRYCMGAAWRSPKERDMDAVVAMIEGVKELGMETCMTLGMLDLGQAQRLKQAGLDYYNHNIDTSERYYNEIITTRTFADRLDTLANVRDSGIKVCCGGIVGMGEEKADRVDMLVTLANLPEHPDSVPINMLIPIEGTPLGEADPIEPIEFVRTIALARIMMPKSHVRLSAGRTAMSDEMQALCFFAGANSIFVGDTLLTAENPGEDKDTALFRRLGIQPMELDTCASARESEPILGEHDAQTESARASFARPAGRAAL is encoded by the coding sequence ATGAACGCCGATTTGCACCTGAACGCAGCCGCAACCGAGATCGATGCCGCGCTGCCGCAGTGGAGCCGCGCGGAAGCCCAGGCGATCTACGATTCGCCCTTCAACGACCTGCTGTTTCGGGCACAGACTGTCCATCGCGAGAATTTCGACCCCAACCGGGTGCAGATGTCGCGCCTGCTGTCGATCAAGACAGGCGGCTGCCCCGAGGATTGCGGCTATTGCAGCCAGTCGTCGCGTCATGAATCCGGCCTCAAGGCCTCCAAGCTGATGGAGGTGCAGCGTGTTATGGCTGAGGCCAGGAAGGCGAAGGACGCCGGCGCCACGCGCTATTGCATGGGTGCAGCCTGGCGCAGCCCCAAGGAGCGCGACATGGATGCCGTTGTCGCCATGATCGAGGGCGTCAAGGAACTCGGCATGGAAACCTGCATGACGCTCGGCATGCTCGATCTCGGCCAGGCGCAGCGGCTGAAGCAGGCCGGCCTCGACTACTACAACCACAACATCGACACCTCCGAGCGCTACTACAACGAGATCATCACCACCCGCACCTTTGCCGACCGGCTGGATACACTCGCCAATGTCCGCGACAGCGGCATCAAGGTCTGCTGCGGCGGCATCGTCGGCATGGGCGAGGAGAAGGCCGACCGGGTCGACATGCTGGTGACGCTCGCCAACCTGCCCGAGCATCCTGACAGCGTGCCGATCAACATGCTGATCCCGATCGAGGGCACGCCGCTGGGTGAAGCAGACCCGATCGAGCCGATCGAGTTCGTGCGTACCATCGCACTTGCCCGTATCATGATGCCGAAGTCGCATGTGCGCCTGTCGGCCGGCCGCACGGCGATGAGCGACGAGATGCAGGCGCTGTGCTTCTTTGCCGGTGCCAATTCGATCTTTGTCGGCGACACGCTTCTGACCGCCGAAAATCCCGGCGAAGACAAGGACACGGCGCTGTTCCGTCGTCTCGGCATCCAGCCGATGGAGCTCGACACCTGCGCATCGGCCCGAGAATCGGAACCGATTCTGGGTGAGCACGATGCGCAGACTGAAAGTGCCAGAGCGTCCTTTGCGCGTCCCGCAGGACGCGCGGCGCTCTAG
- a CDS encoding 8-amino-7-oxononanoate synthase, which produces MSGRALLDRYRASLSGLARKSRLRALSGRAGLDFASNDYLGLAGSKRMADAVATALANGTPVGATGSRLLRGNDPEHEALEAKAASFFGAERALFFGGGYVANFAVLTTLPQKGDLIVLDELIHASAHEGARAGRAEVVEARHNDANAVEDAVKTWRADGGTGRAWIITESLYSMDGDRAPLDDLAAVADRHDAFLFVDEAHATGVYGPDGRGLAHHLEGRDNVVVLHTCGKALGASGALVTAPALLCDYLVNRCRPFIYATAPSPLMAVASATALDIVGDEPDRRDQLARLVKLAGEKAGTLGFAPSGSQILPIIIGDNARAMQLAEALQARGFDVRGIRPPTVPEGTARLRISLTLNVGEEDLAALFDALSEECSR; this is translated from the coding sequence GTGAGCGGACGAGCCCTGCTCGACCGCTACCGGGCCAGCCTGAGCGGGCTGGCCCGCAAGAGCCGGCTGCGTGCACTCAGCGGCCGCGCCGGGCTCGATTTCGCTTCGAATGATTATCTCGGCCTGGCGGGCAGCAAGCGCATGGCCGACGCGGTCGCCACCGCTCTGGCCAATGGTACGCCCGTCGGCGCCACCGGCTCGCGCCTGCTGCGCGGCAACGACCCCGAGCATGAGGCGCTGGAAGCAAAAGCCGCCAGCTTCTTCGGCGCAGAACGGGCGCTGTTCTTCGGCGGCGGCTATGTCGCCAACTTTGCCGTGCTCACCACCCTGCCCCAGAAGGGCGATCTGATCGTGCTCGACGAGTTGATCCATGCCAGCGCCCATGAGGGCGCCCGTGCCGGCCGCGCCGAGGTGGTGGAAGCCAGACACAACGACGCCAATGCAGTGGAAGACGCCGTCAAGACCTGGCGCGCGGACGGTGGCACCGGACGTGCCTGGATCATCACTGAAAGCCTCTATTCGATGGACGGGGACCGCGCGCCGCTGGACGACCTCGCCGCCGTCGCCGACCGGCACGACGCCTTCCTGTTCGTCGACGAGGCGCATGCGACTGGCGTCTATGGTCCCGATGGCCGCGGACTGGCGCATCATCTCGAAGGCCGCGACAATGTCGTCGTTCTGCACACGTGCGGCAAGGCACTGGGCGCTTCGGGCGCGCTGGTCACGGCGCCAGCCCTGTTGTGCGACTATCTCGTCAACCGCTGCCGGCCCTTCATCTACGCCACAGCCCCCTCGCCGCTGATGGCGGTGGCGTCGGCTACAGCGCTCGACATCGTCGGCGACGAGCCCGACCGCCGCGACCAGCTGGCCAGGCTGGTGAAGCTGGCAGGCGAGAAGGCCGGAACACTGGGCTTCGCGCCGAGCGGCTCGCAGATCCTGCCCATCATCATCGGCGACAATGCGCGCGCCATGCAACTTGCCGAAGCGCTGCAGGCACGCGGCTTCGACGTGCGCGGCATCCGCCCGCCGACCGTGCCCGAGGGTACCGCGCGGCTGAGGATTTCGCTGACGCTCAATGTCGGCGAAGAAGATCTAGCGGCGCTGTTCGACGCCCTTTCCGAGGAGTGCTCGCGATGA
- the bioD gene encoding dethiobiotin synthase: MTAQKLAKIVVTGTDTGIGKTVFAAGLTALLDGVYWKPVQSGIEEETDSEIVARLTGLAPERVLAEAWRLKEPLSPHRAAERDGVEIDADALALPAAARPLIVEGAGGLMVPINRRTLYIDVFARWSAPVVLCARTGLGTINHTLLSIEALRARSVPLLGVAFIGDEMADTQRTIAEMGNVRVLGRLPRLAPLTPETLAEAMRTHFNAADFLEGRFFEAQLFEAKS, translated from the coding sequence ATGACGGCACAGAAGTTGGCGAAGATCGTCGTGACCGGCACCGACACCGGCATCGGCAAGACCGTGTTCGCCGCTGGCCTGACCGCCCTGCTCGACGGCGTCTACTGGAAGCCAGTGCAGTCAGGCATCGAGGAAGAGACCGACAGCGAGATCGTCGCCCGCCTAACCGGCCTTGCGCCGGAGCGTGTGCTGGCTGAAGCCTGGCGGCTGAAGGAGCCGCTGTCGCCGCACCGCGCCGCCGAGCGCGACGGCGTCGAGATCGATGCCGACGCGCTCGCCCTGCCCGCCGCCGCACGGCCGCTGATCGTCGAGGGCGCCGGCGGGCTGATGGTGCCGATCAACCGGCGCACGCTCTATATCGACGTCTTCGCCCGCTGGTCGGCACCCGTTGTGCTCTGCGCCCGTACCGGGCTCGGCACGATCAACCACACGCTGCTGTCCATCGAGGCGTTGCGCGCCCGCTCGGTCCCGCTGCTGGGCGTCGCCTTCATCGGCGACGAGATGGCAGACACTCAACGCACCATCGCCGAGATGGGCAATGTGCGCGTGCTTGGCCGCCTGCCCCGGCTCGCCCCGCTGACGCCCGAAACGCTTGCCGAGGCCATGCGGACGCACTTCAACGCGGCCGACTTCCTGGAGGGCCGGTTCTTCGAGGCCCAGTTATTCGAGGCAAAGTCATGA
- a CDS encoding adenosylmethionine--8-amino-7-oxononanoate transaminase — MSRSSVWHPFTQHATEPVPPVIARTEGAYVETADGKRILDAISSWWVITHGHRHPKIVNAIRNATETLDQVIFAGLTHEPAERLASALVGMAPSGLDWVFYSDSGSTSVEVALKMALGFHRNNGAARTRLVVMEHSYHGDTIGTMSVGARGVFNAAYDPLLFEVDTIPFPAPGREQETLDRFEALTREGKAAALIVEPLVLGAGGMLMYPAQVLTELKRIAEKSGTLFIADEVMTGWGRTGTMFACEQAGISPDILCTSKGLTGGSMPLAATLATDAIFRAHFSTDRAKTFFHSSSYTANPIACAAALANVGIWQDEPVAERVTALAKMQAEKVARFRDDSRFENVRTAGTIAALDLRVGKAGYLADVGPKLRAFFLERGLLVRPLGNVVYLLPPYCVTAGELDRLYDAVDEAAELAGGVG; from the coding sequence ATGAGCCGTTCGTCGGTCTGGCATCCCTTCACCCAGCACGCCACCGAGCCCGTGCCGCCCGTCATCGCGCGCACTGAGGGGGCCTATGTCGAGACAGCTGACGGCAAGCGCATCCTCGACGCGATCTCGTCCTGGTGGGTCATCACCCACGGCCACCGCCACCCGAAAATCGTCAATGCGATCCGCAACGCCACCGAAACGCTCGACCAGGTCATCTTCGCCGGCCTGACCCATGAGCCGGCGGAACGGCTGGCGTCGGCACTGGTAGGGATGGCGCCTTCAGGCCTCGACTGGGTGTTTTATTCCGACAGCGGCTCGACCAGCGTCGAGGTGGCGCTGAAGATGGCGCTCGGCTTCCACCGCAACAATGGCGCCGCTCGTACGCGCCTGGTCGTGATGGAGCACAGCTACCATGGCGACACCATCGGCACGATGAGCGTCGGCGCGCGTGGGGTGTTCAACGCCGCCTACGACCCGTTGCTGTTCGAGGTCGACACCATCCCCTTCCCCGCGCCCGGTCGCGAGCAGGAAACGCTCGACCGCTTCGAGGCGCTGACCCGCGAGGGCAAGGCTGCTGCCTTAATCGTCGAGCCGCTGGTGCTCGGTGCGGGCGGCATGCTGATGTATCCGGCCCAGGTGCTGACCGAGCTGAAGCGCATCGCCGAAAAGTCCGGCACGCTGTTCATCGCCGACGAGGTGATGACCGGATGGGGCCGCACCGGCACCATGTTTGCCTGCGAGCAGGCAGGCATCTCGCCCGACATCCTCTGCACCTCCAAGGGCTTGACCGGCGGCTCGATGCCGCTGGCGGCGACACTTGCGACCGACGCAATCTTCCGGGCGCATTTTTCGACCGACCGCGCCAAGACCTTCTTTCATTCAAGCTCCTATACGGCGAACCCCATCGCTTGCGCCGCTGCCCTTGCCAATGTCGGGATCTGGCAAGACGAGCCGGTGGCCGAGCGCGTGACGGCATTGGCGAAGATGCAGGCGGAGAAGGTCGCGCGCTTCCGCGACGACTCGCGCTTCGAGAATGTGCGCACGGCCGGCACGATTGCCGCGCTCGACCTGCGTGTCGGCAAGGCGGGCTATCTCGCCGATGTCGGGCCGAAGCTGCGGGCGTTCTTCCTCGAGCGCGGGCTGCTGGTCCGGCCACTCGGCAATGTCGTCTACCTATTGCCGCCCTATTGCGTGACGGCAGGCGAACTCGACCGGCTCTATGACGCCGTCGACGAGGCCGCAGAACTTGCTGGCGGCGTCGGATGA
- a CDS encoding beta-ketoacyl-ACP synthase III produces MNGTARIAGFGHHVPGRKVGNAEIEASLGLDAGWIEGRTGIRSRYWAEPRDTLSDLAAKAGEMALQQAGIARDDIGLLLLATSTPDHLLPPSAPLVAHKLGLARSGGIDLAGACAGFIYALTFADGFVRLHNKPAIVIAANILSRRINPAERASAVLFADAAGAVVLTPADDPGHGILGASVAADGGGYGLIQIPAGGSNRPFSDELDIAETRMTIADGRAVFAKAVEMMSRCSTEALAAAGLETSAINRFVPHQANARIFNAVGKSLGIADDRIVKTIADYGNSSAATIPLSLSLAHLKAPFQRGEKLLLSAAGAGLTGGALVVGI; encoded by the coding sequence ATGAACGGCACTGCGCGAATCGCCGGCTTCGGGCACCATGTGCCGGGCCGCAAGGTCGGCAACGCCGAGATCGAGGCGAGCCTCGGGCTCGACGCCGGCTGGATCGAAGGCCGCACCGGCATTCGCTCGCGCTACTGGGCCGAGCCTCGGGATACGCTTTCCGACCTCGCCGCCAAGGCAGGCGAGATGGCGCTGCAGCAGGCCGGCATCGCACGCGACGATATCGGCCTGCTGCTGCTCGCCACGTCGACACCCGACCACCTGCTGCCACCAAGCGCGCCGCTGGTCGCCCACAAGCTCGGCCTTGCCAGGTCGGGCGGCATCGATCTCGCCGGGGCCTGCGCCGGCTTCATCTATGCGCTGACCTTCGCCGACGGCTTCGTGCGACTACACAACAAGCCTGCCATCGTCATTGCCGCCAACATCCTCAGCCGCCGCATCAATCCCGCCGAGCGGGCAAGTGCGGTGCTGTTCGCCGACGCCGCAGGGGCAGTCGTGCTCACGCCCGCCGACGACCCCGGCCACGGTATTCTCGGCGCCTCGGTCGCGGCCGATGGCGGCGGCTACGGCCTGATCCAGATTCCGGCCGGCGGCAGCAACCGGCCTTTCTCAGACGAACTCGACATCGCCGAAACGCGCATGACCATCGCAGATGGGCGGGCGGTTTTCGCCAAGGCGGTCGAGATGATGAGCCGTTGCTCCACGGAGGCGCTCGCCGCGGCTGGCCTGGAAACGTCTGCCATCAACCGCTTCGTGCCGCACCAGGCCAATGCCCGCATCTTCAATGCAGTGGGCAAGTCGCTCGGCATCGCCGACGACAGGATCGTCAAGACGATCGCCGACTACGGCAATTCATCGGCCGCCACGATCCCACTGTCATTGTCGCTGGCGCATCTGAAAGCGCCGTTCCAGCGCGGCGAAAAGCTGCTGCTTTCGGCAGCCGGCGCGGGTCTCACCGGCGGTGCGCTGGTGGTTGGAATATAG
- the panD gene encoding aspartate 1-decarboxylase, giving the protein MRKIVAGKLHGIHVTEANLNYHGSITLDPDHCEEAGILPMEFVEIWNKSSGARISTYVILGERGSRCCILNGAAARTCQAGDQVIICNSVYVNESEITALKPRVLTFDKDNRIADRLSYSVERDQAGRYSFSILDEASARLPIPALVSSH; this is encoded by the coding sequence ATGCGCAAGATCGTAGCGGGCAAGCTGCATGGCATCCACGTCACCGAAGCCAACCTCAACTATCACGGCTCGATCACGCTCGACCCCGACCATTGCGAAGAAGCCGGCATCCTGCCGATGGAGTTCGTCGAGATCTGGAACAAGAGCTCCGGCGCGCGGATTTCGACCTATGTCATCCTCGGCGAACGCGGCTCGCGTTGCTGTATCCTCAACGGTGCCGCCGCCCGCACCTGCCAGGCCGGCGACCAGGTCATCATCTGCAATTCGGTATATGTGAACGAAAGCGAGATCACCGCGCTCAAGCCGCGCGTGCTGACCTTCGACAAGGACAACCGCATCGCCGACCGGCTGAGCTATTCGGTCGAGCGCGACCAGGCCGGCCGCTACAGCTTCTCGATACTGGACGAGGCCAGTGCCAGGCTTCCGATCCCGGCACTGGTCAGCAGTCACTAG
- a CDS encoding GAF domain-containing protein, whose protein sequence is MTETNFAEALAAFDAAIATTSEVEGVWAALQALADVVVGAKLFTVMKLDWATEVSGRTYTSHPDAYPVSGTKPINRTHWFETIHVQRQPFVANTIKDIADVFPDHELIWSLGCGSVLNWPVFVGDIMLGTVNMLHEEHYYTPARVDSAKQLSLAAKAAFLAVEHLERR, encoded by the coding sequence ATGACAGAGACCAATTTCGCCGAGGCGCTGGCCGCCTTTGATGCCGCCATTGCGACCACATCGGAGGTCGAAGGCGTGTGGGCGGCGCTGCAGGCTCTGGCCGACGTCGTCGTCGGCGCCAAGCTGTTCACCGTGATGAAGCTCGACTGGGCCACCGAGGTCTCCGGCCGCACCTATACCAGCCATCCCGATGCCTATCCCGTCTCGGGCACCAAGCCGATCAACCGCACCCACTGGTTCGAGACGATTCATGTCCAGCGCCAGCCCTTCGTCGCCAACACCATCAAGGACATTGCCGACGTCTTCCCCGATCACGAGCTGATCTGGTCGCTCGGCTGCGGTTCGGTGCTCAATTGGCCGGTCTTCGTCGGCGACATCATGCTCGGCACGGTCAACATGCTGCACGAGGAGCATTATTACACGCCGGCCCGTGTCGATTCCGCCAAGCAGCTGTCGCTGGCAGCCAAGGCTGCCTTCCTCGCAGTCGAGCACCTTGAACGCCGCTAA
- a CDS encoding ABC transporter ATP-binding protein produces MNALAIDNLDISYGDSKVTHGIGFEVAQGESFALVGESGSGKTTVLKAIAGMAKSWTGSISVFGEPRTHGIDRAFAKQCQMVFQDPYGSLHPRKTVDATLSEPLTIHGIGNSGERVDEVMQWVGLDRRFRFRFPHQLSGGQRQRVAIARALILKPRMLLLDEPTSALDVSVQAEILNLLKRLRREQGLTYLMVTHNLPVVSFLCDRLAVMRHGRVVEVASVDQLKRGQLVDAYSRELTRFSASLPKT; encoded by the coding sequence ATGAACGCGCTGGCGATCGACAACCTCGACATCTCCTACGGCGATTCGAAGGTCACCCACGGCATCGGCTTCGAGGTCGCACAAGGCGAGAGCTTCGCGCTTGTCGGCGAAAGCGGCTCGGGCAAGACCACGGTGCTCAAGGCCATTGCCGGCATGGCCAAAAGCTGGACCGGCTCGATCTCGGTCTTTGGCGAGCCGCGCACCCATGGCATCGACCGTGCTTTTGCCAAGCAATGCCAGATGGTGTTCCAGGACCCTTACGGCTCGCTGCATCCGCGCAAGACTGTCGATGCGACGCTGAGCGAGCCGCTGACCATCCACGGCATCGGCAACAGCGGCGAGCGCGTCGACGAAGTCATGCAGTGGGTCGGCCTCGACCGCCGCTTCCGGTTCCGCTTCCCGCACCAGCTTTCGGGTGGCCAGCGCCAGCGCGTAGCCATTGCGCGCGCATTGATTCTCAAGCCGAGGATGCTGTTGCTCGACGAGCCGACGTCGGCGCTCGACGTCTCGGTGCAGGCGGAAATCCTCAATTTGCTCAAGCGCTTGCGCCGCGAGCAGGGGCTGACCTATCTGATGGTAACGCACAATCTGCCGGTCGTTTCGTTCCTGTGCGACCGCCTTGCGGTGATGCGCCATGGCCGCGTCGTCGAGGTAGCCAGTGTCGACCAGCTCAAGCGCGGCCAACTCGTCGATGCCTATTCGCGCGAACTGACCAGGTTCAGCGCGTCTCTACCCAAGACTTGA
- a CDS encoding ABC transporter ATP-binding protein, with the protein MNPLLEIRNLKVTFPTARGPVDVVKGLSLTLGRERLGIVGESGSGKSMTGRSILRLIRSPGRVTADEMSFNGTDLLSLSEKQMRSIRGARISMVMQDPKFSLNPVMTIGDQIAEALLTHQRLGRSDIRSRTLAMLEAVRINDPERVLGLYPHEVSGGMGQRVMIAMMLIPEPDLLIADEPTSALDVSVQAQVLEIIDDLVKRKGMGLILISHDLDLVSAYCDRILVMRSGEVVEECDAGELRNAKHPYTQGLLASIPRLDESRDELPVLERTGAST; encoded by the coding sequence ATGAACCCGCTGCTTGAAATACGCAACCTGAAGGTCACGTTCCCGACGGCGCGTGGTCCGGTCGACGTGGTCAAGGGCCTGTCGCTGACGCTTGGCCGCGAACGCCTCGGCATCGTCGGCGAGAGCGGCTCAGGAAAGTCGATGACCGGCCGCTCGATCCTGCGGCTGATCCGGTCGCCAGGCCGGGTCACCGCAGACGAGATGAGCTTCAATGGCACCGATCTTCTGTCGCTGTCGGAAAAGCAGATGCGCTCGATCCGCGGCGCGCGCATTTCTATGGTCATGCAGGACCCCAAGTTCTCGCTCAACCCGGTCATGACCATCGGCGATCAGATCGCCGAAGCATTGCTGACCCACCAGAGGCTGGGCCGCAGCGATATCCGCAGCCGCACGCTTGCCATGCTGGAAGCCGTGCGCATCAACGATCCGGAGCGCGTGCTCGGCCTCTACCCGCACGAGGTCTCGGGCGGCATGGGCCAGCGCGTCATGATCGCCATGATGCTCATCCCGGAGCCCGATCTTCTGATCGCCGACGAGCCGACCTCGGCGCTCGACGTTTCCGTCCAGGCCCAGGTGCTCGAGATCATTGACGACCTGGTCAAGCGCAAGGGCATGGGGCTGATCCTGATCAGCCACGACCTCGACCTCGTCTCGGCCTATTGCGATCGCATCCTGGTGATGCGCAGCGGCGAGGTGGTCGAGGAATGCGATGCCGGCGAACTCAGGAACGCCAAGCATCCCTATACGCAGGGCCTGCTCGCCTCGATCCCGCGCCTCGACGAAAGCCGCGACGAGCTTCCTGTCCTCGAACGTACTGGGGCTTCGACATGA
- a CDS encoding ABC transporter permease gives MATTRDWLLDDSPSSRLQARLGRSYRLSRALARNPLAMVGAVIVLTLILVALFAPWIATHSPVGQDLAMRLKPPSWDNWMGTDELGRDIWSRVVYGARITLMIVALVAVLAAPVGLIIGAVAGYFGGWVDRILMGITDIFLSMPKLILALAFVAALGPGIQNAIIAIAIATWPGYARIARAETLTIRNSEFVSAVELQGASSFRVIVNHILPLCTSSMIIRVTLDMAGIILTAAGLGFIGLGAQPPLPEWGAMISRGRSFILDQWWVATMPGFAIVIVSLGFCFLGDGLRDVLDPKHGDRQ, from the coding sequence ATGGCTACGACACGTGACTGGCTTCTTGACGATTCGCCGTCCTCGCGCCTGCAGGCCCGGCTTGGCCGCAGCTACCGGCTGAGCCGCGCGCTGGCGCGCAACCCGCTGGCCATGGTCGGTGCGGTCATTGTGCTGACGCTGATCCTGGTGGCGCTGTTTGCGCCGTGGATCGCCACCCATTCGCCTGTTGGCCAGGACCTCGCCATGCGGCTCAAGCCGCCGAGCTGGGACAACTGGATGGGCACGGACGAGCTCGGCCGCGACATCTGGAGCCGGGTGGTCTACGGCGCGCGCATTACGCTGATGATCGTGGCGCTGGTGGCCGTGCTTGCCGCGCCCGTCGGCCTGATCATCGGCGCTGTCGCCGGTTATTTCGGCGGCTGGGTCGATCGCATCCTGATGGGCATCACCGACATCTTCCTGTCGATGCCGAAGCTGATCCTGGCGCTGGCTTTCGTGGCAGCACTCGGACCCGGCATCCAGAACGCGATCATCGCCATCGCGATTGCGACCTGGCCCGGTTATGCCCGCATCGCCCGAGCCGAAACCCTGACCATCCGTAACTCGGAGTTCGTCTCGGCCGTCGAGTTGCAGGGCGCCTCGTCGTTCCGTGTCATCGTCAACCACATCTTGCCGCTCTGCACGTCCTCGATGATCATCCGGGTCACGCTCGACATGGCCGGCATCATCCTGACGGCCGCCGGCCTCGGCTTCATCGGGCTCGGCGCCCAGCCGCCGCTGCCGGAATGGGGCGCGATGATCTCGCGCGGCCGCTCCTTCATCCTCGACCAGTGGTGGGTGGCGACGATGCCCGGCTTTGCCATCGTCATCGTCAGCCTCGGCTTCTGTTTCCTCGGAGACGGTCTGCGCGATGTGCTCGACCCCAAGCATGGAGATCGGCAATGA
- a CDS encoding ABC transporter permease, with translation MLGVIVAVAFTFLGLLAITFFIGRVVPIDPVLAVVGDRAPRAVYEAVRIEMGLDKPLIVQFFHYVGNVLTGDLGMSVSTGRPVAEDLARVFPATLEMATIGIIIGVLMGVPMGVYAASRQGSLVDQVIRVVGLLGYSVPAFWLGLVGLALFYAKLQWVGGPGRIDIFYDGLVEPVTGLLLIDSLLAGDTEIFVNALTHIALPAAVLGFFSLAYIARMTRSFMLDQLAQEYVTTARVKGVSERLVLWRHAFRPILVPLITVIGLSYAGLLEGSVMIETVFSWPGIGNYLTTALLNADMNAVLGATLVIGAVFIGINKISDVLYRVLDPRAR, from the coding sequence GTGCTTGGCGTCATCGTCGCCGTCGCCTTCACCTTCCTCGGCCTCCTCGCCATCACCTTCTTCATCGGCCGGGTCGTACCGATCGATCCGGTCCTCGCCGTCGTCGGCGACCGTGCCCCGCGCGCCGTCTACGAGGCCGTCCGCATCGAGATGGGCCTGGACAAGCCGCTGATCGTCCAGTTCTTCCACTATGTCGGCAACGTGCTGACGGGTGACCTCGGCATGTCGGTCTCGACGGGCCGGCCCGTCGCCGAGGATCTGGCCCGCGTCTTTCCCGCAACGCTGGAGATGGCGACGATCGGCATCATCATCGGCGTGCTGATGGGCGTGCCGATGGGCGTCTATGCCGCCAGCCGTCAGGGCAGTCTCGTCGACCAGGTCATCCGCGTCGTCGGCCTGCTCGGCTATTCGGTGCCGGCGTTCTGGCTCGGCCTAGTCGGTCTGGCGCTGTTTTATGCCAAGCTGCAATGGGTCGGCGGTCCCGGCCGCATCGACATCTTCTATGATGGCCTCGTCGAGCCGGTTACCGGCTTGCTTTTGATCGACAGCCTGCTTGCCGGCGACACCGAGATCTTCGTCAACGCGCTGACCCATATCGCGCTGCCGGCAGCGGTGCTCGGCTTCTTCAGCCTTGCCTACATCGCCCGCATGACGCGTTCCTTCATGCTCGACCAACTGGCGCAGGAATATGTCACTACCGCCCGGGTCAAGGGCGTGTCGGAGCGGCTGGTGCTGTGGCGCCACGCCTTCCGGCCGATCCTCGTGCCGCTGATCACCGTCATCGGCCTGTCCTATGCCGGCCTGCTCGAAGGGTCGGTGATGATCGAGACCGTGTTCTCCTGGCCGGGCATCGGCAACTACCTGACGACGGCGCTGCTCAACGCCGACATGAATGCCGTTCTGGGCGCGACGCTGGTCATCGGCGCCGTCTTCATCGGCATCAACAAGATTTCGGACGTGCTCTACCGCGTCCTCGACCCGAGGGCACGCTGA
- a CDS encoding helix-turn-helix domain-containing protein has protein sequence MSSEASKNTPSSQPKVGALIRARRRQLSMTLQELCDAAGISVGYLSQVERDHATPSLGTLAQIARSLDVGVYYFIATPSAEDGLTRAAERNRFSVDGSSIVYERIAADFTGNVLSSFVLNVPPGYRSETVSHEGEEILFILEGSITQRLEDEEMVLSPGDSLHFRGNRPHSWSNDTQQFARMLWTGTLPMFRSRTEHPALRGSRAEEKTTGTKKERK, from the coding sequence GTGTCCTCGGAGGCCAGCAAAAACACGCCGTCGAGCCAGCCCAAGGTTGGCGCGCTGATCCGTGCCCGCCGTCGCCAGCTGTCGATGACGTTGCAGGAATTGTGTGATGCCGCAGGCATTTCGGTCGGCTACCTCAGCCAGGTCGAACGCGATCACGCCACCCCCTCGCTTGGCACCCTCGCCCAGATCGCCCGCAGCCTCGACGTGGGTGTGTATTACTTCATCGCCACGCCCAGCGCGGAAGACGGACTGACGCGGGCGGCCGAGCGCAACCGATTCTCGGTCGACGGCTCGTCGATCGTCTACGAGCGCATCGCTGCCGACTTCACCGGCAACGTGCTGTCGTCCTTCGTCCTCAACGTCCCGCCAGGCTACCGCTCCGAGACGGTCAGCCATGAAGGCGAGGAAATCCTGTTCATCCTCGAGGGTTCGATCACCCAGCGCCTCGAGGACGAAGAGATGGTGCTTTCGCCCGGCGACAGCCTGCACTTCCGCGGCAATCGTCCGCATTCCTGGTCGAACGACACCCAACAGTTCGCGCGCATGCTCTGGACCGGCACCTTGCCGATGTTCAGGTCGCGCACGGAGCATCCGGCCCTGCGCGGTTCAAGGGCCGAAGAGAAGACAACGGGAACCAAAAAGGAGAGAAAATGA